The Chanodichthys erythropterus isolate Z2021 chromosome 1, ASM2448905v1, whole genome shotgun sequence genome segment TGTCTGATATTGGAAAACTGGATATCATTTGACTCTGCATGCTGCCCCGAATctaatgatttttggacaaattGTTTATAAGTTATAAGAAAAAATAGCCATTTATGTATCCccagaccagtaggtggcgctgcatgtgagcgtgatttttttttttttttccccaaaccaGTTAGCGGAAATCCCGCCCTGGAGCCGTTTCTAAACATTTCATTGGCCATGTCAATCACAATAACGATTGCCTACCCAAccctgatccctaaacctacccatcactgtAGCCTCGGCCAATGAAACTGGGATTTCCGCTGAACCgtttgggaaaaaaaatcccGCTTGTGATGACGTACCAAGATATACAGCCTTGCATCTATCTTCGCAAGCGCTAGGTAAAATTAATTCTAAAACGTTTTGACAAAATGACTTGAATTACGTAACTTTTAGTGAAATTtggacagttggtggcgctagaggcaTTCATTTAGAGACTCCAAAATCGGTTTGGTTAATTTTGGGACTGTCCtctatctgtgtgccaaatttcacaactttttaccAAACGGTTCTATAGACTCGAGAGCGGAAGAAGAACACTAATGATTACAATTGGTGCTTACTCACCTTCGGCGCTTGGCCTCTAATTAAAGGAGTTAATTATAAATACTTCATCACCTtcagcaccatcttgtatatgttacatattaccacgcttgtttgtacagttttaaccacttcccttttttctgtgcttctaatatgtaaagctgctttgaaacaattaccaattgtaaaagcgctatataaataaatttgacttgacttgacttgacttcaaataataatcatttgaattaAAATCTGGCATTTTGAGTGGTATATAGTGCATTAGTGCCcacacacttttttttagtAGTGCTGGTTCCagaagtattttttccatttatttctcCCATAGGGATTTAAATATCATCTCCTCATCTACGAGGAGAATCATAACATTACAAAGTTTGATTTGATGCAAAAACGTATttgaaaatcaaacaaaaatacaaaggtACTTAACAGctttagtgagggaaagaactacaatcccatgaagcattgcgaaCAACATAATCACATTAAAAATGGTAAAATATGAAACTACTCgtttaaaaatgttgattagATACAAGCATTTTAAGTGCGTTTTGCTTGTTTTcgactctctgattggtggaattttcagtacagcatcatgggaaatgtagttttcCCACCACAAATTCCGCTgttaaatatgattattttaaaaatagggcttcaacagaagcaaataTCATTGATTAACAACCCAATATCTCACAGAAACTAACTGTTTAAATTATCATAGTTTCCCTACAGAGAAAATAAATGCCATTTTTACTTCCAGAACTCGACTGTTGTGCTCTATTGAGCGTATTCTTTCTAACTCAAACACTTCTGATTGGTCGCCGTGTTCACGCTCACAACAGACACGTCTGTGATTGGTCAAAGCTTCACAAAACAGTACACAAATAGGGTACTGAACTGACTTGAGAATGTGATTTATGGAGCATGTCTTATGGAGGAGTCTTCCATCTTACTGTTCTCTACAAAACTgtctgtattattattaaaacccTGATATCTCCAGATCGCCTCTGCAAGAGCTGAAGATCAACCTGAATACTTTCAGAAGCAAACGCATTGCTCCTCTTCAGTACACTATGTGGAGAAAAATGTTTCAACATTTGAATCCAGGTAATTATCCACCATATACTTAATCAGCAGTGACTACATGATGTTTAATATTTGTGAACTCAGTATAGGAGGCACAGAATCGGAGGAATGGCTGTAACAGATGGTGTTGTAGCGACTGTATGAACCCCGCAGGATTCAGTGATTTGTTGAAGCAGCCTTCACAGCTTTTCGTTTACATAAAAATGTAGGGTTACACCCTTATCAGGAAATGATGAAAATCTGCAGTCGTCTGACTGACTGTTCCACTGATTTCAGTGTGTTTCCGTCTGTCAGAGTTTTAAAATTCACACATCAGTATAAAACGATTGTAGTTACTGGTATATTTCATACTTTTTTTATAGCACATATCTGTATACAGATTTCACTGTGATTCTGGATCATTTTATTGAAGGAAATCTAAATTTTGGTTTTGAGGATTTTAGTCCATATCTGTGAGGTAAATTATGCTTGTGTACTCTTAAAGGgctccttgattatgatttgactttttaactttagttagtgtgtaatgttgctgtttgagcataaacaacatctgcaaagttacgacactcaaagttcaatgcaaaggagatattttcttttacaaaaaTCGCTTTttaaacggctggtagggattacaacaagcttcttcctgaaTGATTCATGGCTGTCAATAATATAACTAGCAATAGTACGTTGCAAATCATGGTTCACAACTGACATAAACCTAATTAAAGGTTATTAATATGATTGATATGTTCACATACAGTATGTCGCTCAAGTCTTCAATTAGTCCTTCGATAAGAATGATGAAAATGATGATTAATGACCTGTGGTTCAGTGAATAAGTGAAGAAACACTACAGCCAGTTCATTAACCAGTTTTGAACATCATAGAAAGTCAGTGGAGAAAAGCCCCGCCCACAAATGATGGGATTGGTCACATTTGTAATGTAGGAAATGGGCGTTTTTGagattcactgcagttttaaggagaaaatactcagcaatggtgttaaCTAATAAATTTGCATATGGATTgtcttaaagtatattaaaaacaccatatagatgttaaacaacattaaacacttgattttcaccacactTTCAAGATCTGAGGTAAATGATCAATTGTTGCTTTCATTAAGGCTTTTAAAGTCACTCAAAAATGATATTCGAACCATTTTAATATAGTAAAAAACACATAAGTGCTTGAGATCAGGACAAAGACACTGATTAATATGGAAAAGACACCTGGTTTGATCGCAACACCATTCATgctgtgtgttttgtgttgcaTTTAACCAGCGAGGGCAAGTTGAGCAGAAGAATGAAGGCAATCAAGAACCATTGACGAAGAATTTAATTTTCTACCTTAAATGTTTGAAAATCAATGCAAGTGTGTCTTTTCTTCCCAGGCCCAGCACCGTTGATATTTGATGAGGACACGGCTCATCCCAGTCTACAGCTTTCCAGGAACAAAACCCAAGTGATTGAGAGTGATAAAATGATCGGTTACACGTGCGACGCCAAGCGCTTCCTCCAGTGTGTCAACATTCTTGCGACGGAGGGCTTCCAGTCAGGCAGACATTACTGGGAGGTGAATGTGAGTAACAACCCTAAATGGGATCTGGGTGTTGCTCTGGAGTCAGTCAACCGTCGGGTCCGAGTCAAGCTGTGTCCGGAGAACGGGTACTGGACCCTGCGGCTGCGGAATGGCAGTCGGTACTCGGCCGGCACGCAGCCCTGGACGCCGCTGACCGTGACCGGCTTACCCGGCAGGATTGGGGTTTTCCTGGATTGTGAGGAAAGGAAAGTGTCTTTTTATAATGCGGATAACATGGCACTGCTATATTCCTTCTCCAGTGGGCCGAGAGGAAAAGCATTCCCCTTTTTCAGCACGTGCCTCAGTGAACGCGGTCAGAAAGCCCAGGCCATCCGCATCCTGCACTTCCCCTTTGAGTGGGAGATGTAAAACATGTTTGAGAGCCTGCAGGCTAGAATGAGCCTCTGATTTTTACAGGTTTTCCATGAACACTTTTCATCACTTTACATGCACTGGGGCCGTGCAGCTCTCATGACGCTAATCAGAAGGACCACAGACGATTCTGAATTGGTTTTTGTGCCAGATGTTGATCCTAGAGACCTGATTTTGCATGACTTTACATGTTGATTAATAAAAGAAACATcatctggattttttttttttttttttttagctttttaattttatttaccgtttttgaatttaatttcatagaatctttattttatatttatagaatTAAATGAGGCTAATGTCTCACAAATGCTGCAAAAATTCTTTTGGCCTGTCtggctgttttattttattttattttattttattttattttattttattcagacAAAATTCTATAGCCTGTCGAGTAAGAAAGTgctttactattttattttatttattttattttattttattttattttattttattttattttattttattttattttattttattttattttattttattcagacAAAATTCTATAGCCTGTCGAGTAAGAAAGTgctttactattttattttattttattttattttattttattttattttattttattcagaaaaaaTCTTTAGCCTGTCTGGTAAgcaagtgtttttattttattttattttattttattttattttattttattttattttattttattttattttattttattttattttattttattttattttattcagaaaaatTCTTTAGCCTACCTGGTAAGCaagtgcttttattttattttattttattttattttattttattttattttattttattttattttattttattttattttattttattttattttatacagacAAAATTCTTTAGCCTACCTGGTAAGCaagtgcttttattttattttattttatttattttattttattttatacagacAAAATTCTTTAGCCTGTCTGGTAAGGaagtgcttttattttattttattttttccgccaacatttttttcttcctctttcttGGGAATTAGAAATGCTGAAGAAATGGTAAGTTAAACTGTAAGATGTAAATCAGTGCAGCCTTTTATCTGATTCTGCAGAAATATCACCACAGCATTCTGTGACATGCATATTGCTCAATATTCTTTTCATCGTTGCCTTTATAGATATGTACAGAAGGTAATTATAGATATTACATAGAAACTAATTAAAATACTTTGTTCTTTCCAGTGGGTTGTCCAGTCGTTTTCCCTTTCATCATTGAAAAATTGCGCATGCCTCTGATTCCTGCTACATCAATAGTCAGCGTTGGTTTTCTCTGTAGTCTGTGTAGCTGGTTCTGTCCATCATTGTGTCAAGGCAGGAAGATGTTTAGTTCTGATGAATGTCTCGCTCTTCCTTCCTCTGTAATGCAAAACAAGCACCCTGTTCTGTTATTCAGGCACCTTGATATGAATGCATATCCGTTGCACAGCATATAAAACTTGCATGCCACAACGCAACATTCACCTGCAATTACATCTCATATTTAAATTGGAAGGGTGAACAAATGCAGTTAGTTcataaagtgtgtgtgtttggggggGATCGGGTGGGGTGGCATCCCGGATGCAGAAAATAGTAAGGATGGGGCTGCCATTATCTGTCGGAGCAGGCAAAGTGCATCGACATCCTCTTTCCTCCTGCCTCCTGCAAGGGGTCACACAAACAGAATAAGAGTCCGGCTGCCCTCAAACTACATTATTGCTGCCTTGGGACTGGGCTTCGGGGGTGTTTCGGCTGCTGGAAATAAGAGTCAGTGTTCAGCCCTCCTCCACAGGGTCAGGTTGCCTTTAAACACACTGAACAGCCATGATTTAAACAGCCTATTAACATTCCAGCCCTCTGACTGAAGTGGCCGTTGCTTTCCTTTCTAAAGTTGGACATGTTTGTTTAGTAAAGTGTATAGTGTAGTGAAATAAAGTTGACACATTTCAATGGATTTTAGACACActactaactacaagtaactttgcaactacaagtcactgcaaaaaatgcttttttactaagtatttttgtcttttttcaagtccaaatatctaaaaattcttaaatccaGATGTTTTACTAGATACATAAAATGACATAagatatctatatctatctatatataatatataattttttttttttttttttttctggaaagaaaaatctaaattaagtgAATTAAGTGAgaaataatcttaatccaaattgaaaacaagattatagatctcatttttggtttgaaataagattattttgcttatcCCATTGGCAGATTAGTTAGcttgttttaagaaaaaaaactcacttaattttgactcatttttcctgaaaacaagaaaataagtTTTACTTGTGTAGAAAATGCTTCATGAtctaagaactttaagatattttgactagaaacaagacaaaaactcttaaGAACAGAATTTTTTGCTGTGATTATTTTCTTACACCATTGGCAGATAATTTTGCTTATTTTAAGAggtattttgctttttttccaaaaaacaagaaaaaaatatcttatgtCATTTTACTTATCTATTAAAAACATCTGGGTTTAAGAACTTTTTAGACTTTGCAACGACATtacaattacaagtaactttgcaactacaagcaaaaactatatatacagaaaga includes the following:
- the trim105 gene encoding tripartite motif containing 105, whose product is MATSRSKTSLREDLTCAICFELFKEPVMLGCMHHFCRRCIVSYWKTVRSPVSCPQCRQEFPNKSFQTNYLVAGLVEKVRASSTPGSLKYLEKQLKDHLESQCSMKEAYVSMIREDKDQMEKIRKIGAELQGRVHGDFQALHHFLRVEEEAMMEELKREQEELLQGLERHLEALQVAIRDVEQNINTLRQTASCADQFVLVELPELNSRSPLQELKINLNTFRSKRIAPLQYTMWRKMFQHLNPGPAPLIFDEDTAHPSLQLSRNKTQVIESDKMIGYTCDAKRFLQCVNILATEGFQSGRHYWEVNVSNNPKWDLGVALESVNRRVRVKLCPENGYWTLRLRNGSRYSAGTQPWTPLTVTGLPGRIGVFLDCEERKVSFYNADNMALLYSFSSGPRGKAFPFFSTCLSERGQKAQAIRILHFPFEWEM